From Streptomyces sp. SAI-135:
TAACCCGCATGGGTTCCGGCTCGGTGTCACCACGGACTTCAAGTCCCGGTGGTACGCCGACAAGCTGTACAAGGACTACGTCAAGGAAGACGTCGCCATCCGTCGGATGATGACGTCCGGCATGGAGCGCGCCGGCATCTCGAAGGTGGAGATCGAGCGCACCCGTGACCGCGTCCGCGTGGACATCCACACCGCGCGTCCGGGCATCGTCATCGGCCGCCGTGGCGCCGAGGCCGACCGCATCCGCGGTGACCTCGAGAAGCTCACGGGCAAGCAGGTCCAGCTGAACATCCTCGAGGTCAAGAACCCCGAGACCGACGCTCAGCTGGTTGCCCAGGCCGTCGCCGAGCAGCTCTCCTCCCGCGTCTCCTTCCGTCGGGCCATGCGTAAGAGCATGCAGTCGGCGATGAAGGCCGGCGCCAAGGGCATCAAGATCCAGTGCGGTGGCCGCCTCGGTGGCGCCGAGATGTCCCGCTCGGAGTTCTACCGCGAGGGCCGCGTGCCCCTGCACACGCTCCGCGCGAACGTGGACTACGGCTTCTTCGAGGCCAAGACGACCTTCGGCCGCATCGGTGTGAAGGTCTGGATCTACAAGGGCGACGTCAAGAACATCGCCGAGGTCCGCGCCGAGAACGCCGCTGCCCGTGCGGGTAACCGCCCGGCCCGCGGTGGTGCCGACCGCCCGGCCCGTGGTGGCCGCGGTGGCGAGCGGCGCGGTCGCAAGCCGCAGCAGGCTGCCGGCGCCGAGGCCCCCAAGGCCGAGGCTCCCGCCGCCGCTCCGGCTGAGAGCACCGGAACGGAGGGCTGACCGACATGCTGATCCCCCGTAGGGTCAAGCACCGCAAGCAGCACCACCCGAAGCGCCGTGGTCAGGCCAAGGGCGGTACGACGGTCGCGTTCGGCGAGTACGGCATTCAGGCCCTCACGCCGGCGTACGTGACCAACCGCCAGATCGAGGCGGCCCGTATCGCGATGACCCGCCACATCAAGCGTGGCGGCAAGGTCTGGATCAACATCTATCCGGACCGTCCCCTCACCAAGAAGCCTGCCGAGACCCGCATGGGTTCCGGTAAGGGTTCTCCGGAGTGGTGGATCGCGAACGTGCACCCGGGCCGGGTCATGTTCGAGCTGTCGTACCCCAACGAGAAGATCGCCCGTGAGGCGCTGACTCGCGCAGCCCACAAGCTGCCGATGAAGTGCCGGATCGTCAAGCGCGAGGCAGGTGAAGCGTGATGTCGGCCGGTACCAAGGCGTCCGAGCTGCGCGAACTGGGCAACGAGGAGCTGCTGAACAAGCTCCGCGAGGCCAAGGAAGAGCTGTTCAACCTCCGCTTCCAGGCGGCGACCGGTCAGCTCGAGAACCACGGTCGGCTCAAGGCCGTCCGTAAGGACATCGCGCGGATCTACACCCTGATGCGTGAGCGCGAGCTGGGCATCGAGACGGTGGAGAGCGCCTGATGAGTGAGAGCAACGTGACTGAGCAGACTGCAGAGGCCCGCGGCTTCCGCAAGACCCGTGAGGGTCTCGTCGTCAGCGACAAGATGGACAAGACCGTCGTCGTCGCCGTCGAGGACCGCGTCAAGCACGCGCTGTACGGCAAGGTCATCCGCCGTACCAACAAGCTCAAGGCGCACGACGAGCAGAACGCTGCCGGCGTCGGCGACCGGGTCCTCCTCGCGGAGACCCGCCCGCTGTCGGCGACCAAGCGCTGGCGCGTCGTCGAGATCCTCGAGAAGGCCAAGTAATTCCTGCGGGGATCATCCCGCAGGACAGTTCCGCCAGGCTCCGGGGGCCGTTCCTGAACGGCCCCCGGGGAACCGGCAGACAAACAGGAGATAGACGTGATCCAGCAGGAGTCGCGACTGCGTGTCGCCGACAACACTGGTGCGAAGGAGATCCTTTGCATCCGTGTGCTCGGTGGCTCCGGTCGCCGCTACGCGGGCATCGGTGACGTCATCGTCGCCACCGTCAAGGACGCGATCCCCGGTGGCAACGTGAAGAAGGGTGACGTCGTCAAGGCGGTCATCGTTCGCACCGTCAAGGAGCGCCGCCGTCCGGACGGCTCGTACATCCGCTTCGACGAGAACGCCGCCGTCATTCTGAAGAACGACGGCGACCCTCGCGGCACCCGTATCTTCGGCCCCGTCGGCCGTGAGCTGCGCGAGAAGAAGTTCATGAAGATCATCTCGCTCGCGCCGGAGGTGCTGTAAGCATGAAGATCAAGAAGGGCGACCTGGTCCAGGTCATCACCGGTAAGGACAAGGGCAAGCAGGGCAAGGTCATCGCGGCCTTCCCCCGCGAGGACCGCGTCCTGGTCGAGGGTGTCAACCGGGTCAAGAAGCACACCAAGGCCGGCCCGACCGCTCGCGGTTCGCAGGCCGGTGGCATCGTCACGACCGAGGCGCCGATCCACGTCTCCAACGTCCAGCTGGTCGTTGAGAAGGACGGCAACAAGGTCGTCACGCGTGTCGGTTACCGCTTCGACGACGAGGGCAACAAGATCCGCGTTGCCAAGCGGACGGGTGAGGACATCTGATGGCTACCACCACCACTCCGCGTCTCAAGACGAAGTACCGCGAGGAGATCGCGGGCAAGCTGCGTGACGAGTTCAAGTACGAGAACGTCATGCAGATCCCCGGCCTCGTCAAGATCGTGGTCAACATGGGTGTGGGCGACGCCGCCCGCGACTCCAAGCTGATCGAGGGCGCCATCCGCGACCTCACCACGATCACCGGTCAGAAGCCGGCCGTCACCAAGGCCCGCAAGTCCATCGCGCAGTTCAAGCTGCGTGAGGGCCAGCCGATCGGTGCCCACGTCACGCTCCGTGGCGACCGCATGTGGGAGTTCCTGGACCGCACCCTGTCGCTCGCGCTGCCGCGCATCCGCGACTTCCGCGGCCTGTCCCCCAAGCAGTTCGACGGCCGTGGCAACTACACCTTCGGTCTCACGGAGCAGGTCATGTTCCACGAGATCGACCAGGACAAGATCGACCGTACCCGGGGCATGGACATCACCGTGGTGACCACGGCGACCAACGACGCTGAGGGCCGCGCGCTCCTTCGTCACCTCGGCTTCCCGTTCAAGGAGGCGTGAGCGAGATGGCGAAGAAGGCTCTGATTGCCAAGGCTGCTCGCAAGCCCAAGTTCGGTGTGCGTGGCTACACCCGCTGCCAGCGCTGCGGCCGTCCGCACTCCGTGTACCGCAAGTTCGGCCTGTGCCGCGTCTGCCTTCGTGAGATGGCTCACCGTGGCGAGCTGCCGGGCGTGACCAAGAGCTCCTGGTAATCCCCTAGTTGGGGTTACCTGAAGCTCTCGGTAAGCAAAGGGTTTGGTCAGGGGCCCACTCCTCCATGGCTTAGGCTGGGAGGGTTGGGCGCCCTGACGCCCGTACGACTTACTACGCCGTAGGTCCACCGCACCGCACCCGCCTCGTCTCGGATCGAGGAGAGGGATGGGCACCTGGAAACCCCGGCGAGAGAGGCCGAAGGCCAATTCATGACCATGACTGATCCGATCGCAGACATGCTTACGCGTCTGCGGAACGCGAACTCGGCGTACCACGACTCCGTGACGATGCCGGCGTCCAAGATCAAGTCTCACATCGCGGAGATCCTCCAGCAGGAGGGCTTCATCACGGGCTGGAAGGTCGAGGACGCCGAGGTCGGCAAGAACCTCGTCCTCGAGCTGAAGTTCGGCCCGAACCGTGAGCGCTCCATCGCGGGCATCAAGCGGATCTCCAAGCCCGGTCTCCGGGTGTACGCGAAGTCCACCAACCTGCCCAAGGTCCTCGGTGGCCTCGGCGTGGCGATCATCTCCACGTCGCACGGTCTCCTGACCGACAAGCAGGCCGGCAAGAAGGGCGTGGGTGGGGAAGTCCTCGCCTACGTCTGGTAGCGGAAGGGAACGGAGGAAACAGCTATGTCGCGTATTGGCAAGCTCCCCATCACGGTTCCCGCCGGCGTGGACGTCACCATCGACGGCCGTACGGTCTCGGTCAAGGGCCCCAAGGGCGAACTGACCCACACCGTCGCTGCGCCGATCGACATCGCCAAGGGTGAGGACGGCGTTCTCAACGTCACCCGCCCCAACGACGAGCGTCAGAAC
This genomic window contains:
- the rpsC gene encoding 30S ribosomal protein S3, producing MGQKVNPHGFRLGVTTDFKSRWYADKLYKDYVKEDVAIRRMMTSGMERAGISKVEIERTRDRVRVDIHTARPGIVIGRRGAEADRIRGDLEKLTGKQVQLNILEVKNPETDAQLVAQAVAEQLSSRVSFRRAMRKSMQSAMKAGAKGIKIQCGGRLGGAEMSRSEFYREGRVPLHTLRANVDYGFFEAKTTFGRIGVKVWIYKGDVKNIAEVRAENAAARAGNRPARGGADRPARGGRGGERRGRKPQQAAGAEAPKAEAPAAAPAESTGTEG
- the rplP gene encoding 50S ribosomal protein L16; the encoded protein is MLIPRRVKHRKQHHPKRRGQAKGGTTVAFGEYGIQALTPAYVTNRQIEAARIAMTRHIKRGGKVWINIYPDRPLTKKPAETRMGSGKGSPEWWIANVHPGRVMFELSYPNEKIAREALTRAAHKLPMKCRIVKREAGEA
- the rpmC gene encoding 50S ribosomal protein L29, whose amino-acid sequence is MSAGTKASELRELGNEELLNKLREAKEELFNLRFQAATGQLENHGRLKAVRKDIARIYTLMRERELGIETVESA
- the rpsQ gene encoding 30S ribosomal protein S17, producing MSESNVTEQTAEARGFRKTREGLVVSDKMDKTVVVAVEDRVKHALYGKVIRRTNKLKAHDEQNAAGVGDRVLLAETRPLSATKRWRVVEILEKAK
- the rplN gene encoding 50S ribosomal protein L14, giving the protein MIQQESRLRVADNTGAKEILCIRVLGGSGRRYAGIGDVIVATVKDAIPGGNVKKGDVVKAVIVRTVKERRRPDGSYIRFDENAAVILKNDGDPRGTRIFGPVGRELREKKFMKIISLAPEVL
- the rplX gene encoding 50S ribosomal protein L24; protein product: MKIKKGDLVQVITGKDKGKQGKVIAAFPREDRVLVEGVNRVKKHTKAGPTARGSQAGGIVTTEAPIHVSNVQLVVEKDGNKVVTRVGYRFDDEGNKIRVAKRTGEDI
- the rplE gene encoding 50S ribosomal protein L5, translated to MATTTTPRLKTKYREEIAGKLRDEFKYENVMQIPGLVKIVVNMGVGDAARDSKLIEGAIRDLTTITGQKPAVTKARKSIAQFKLREGQPIGAHVTLRGDRMWEFLDRTLSLALPRIRDFRGLSPKQFDGRGNYTFGLTEQVMFHEIDQDKIDRTRGMDITVVTTATNDAEGRALLRHLGFPFKEA
- a CDS encoding type Z 30S ribosomal protein S14 — protein: MAKKALIAKAARKPKFGVRGYTRCQRCGRPHSVYRKFGLCRVCLREMAHRGELPGVTKSSW
- the rpsH gene encoding 30S ribosomal protein S8, whose product is MTMTDPIADMLTRLRNANSAYHDSVTMPASKIKSHIAEILQQEGFITGWKVEDAEVGKNLVLELKFGPNRERSIAGIKRISKPGLRVYAKSTNLPKVLGGLGVAIISTSHGLLTDKQAGKKGVGGEVLAYVW